CTTGGAGCGCCCCCACATCAGACAATAAACGGGTCGTCCGACGCGCTCTTAGCTCGATACCGCAGATCGCTTCATGTAGGGACTACGTTCTAGTGGGAAGCGCCCCAATCTTCAGCTATCTCGCTGCATGTAGACAAGCCGTGCCAGATAATAGAATTCCAGTTTGCGGGCTAGTTCATTCAGTGTGGACCTCCAACCTATTTGGAACTTATAACTGGATCAGGCAATGTTTTCAGCCACATGACGTGTTAGTAGCGACTAGCCAAGCTAGCTTAGCAGCTCTGCGCACAGTGCTTGATACTCTCGATGATAACGCTCCCAGGATGCGTTCGGGAGGCCCCCCATCTAGGCCGCGACTGGAACAAATCCCATTAGGTGTACACGTACCTTCCGCAAATGAGCTCGGGAGAGATGCTGCGCGATCAATACTAGAGATTCCCAATGACGCCTTTGTGATCTTGTACATGGGGCGTTTGTCCGAGAAGTATAAGGCTGACTTAGAGCCGCTTTTGAATGGAGTCGCCTATCTACTAGATCGCGGCAAGAAGGTCCGATTGCTGCTTGCTGGGCAGGCGAGCGATCTGGAATATAACGCCCAGCTTGAGCGTTATATTCACATTCTCGGTATTTCCCATGTCACTCTTCGCTTTGAGAACTTTGCAGAGTTCCTCAAGAGTGTGTTTCTATCGGCCTGCAATGTGGGGGTGTTTCCTGTCGATTCAATCCAGGAAAGTTTCGGCCTAGCGATTCTCGAAACTATGGCACATGCGCGGCCGGTAATTGCTTCCGATTGGAGTGGCTATCGCGACCTTATCCTACATGGTGCCACCGGCTTTCTGATTCCGAGCAGATGGTCTCCCAGCATTGCAAAGTCTGCAGGCATTTTCGCTGGTATCGACAGCACGGTCACAGTCGCCCACAATGCAGCACAAGGTTTAGCGCTCGATGTTGGCGATTTGGTTCGCTATCTTGAGTGGTTGATGGAAAATCCGGATGCAGCTTCTGATATGGGGTTGGCCGGACAACAACATGTCGCTGCACGCTACTCATGGAAAGTAGTGGCAGCCCAGTTTCGTATGCTCTGGGAGGAGCAGTTGGGAATCGCTTCCGCACAAAACTTTCCCCCGCAAAATCAATTGGCTGGACTTGATCTCATTTTTAATAGCTATCCGTCATCACTTCTATCTGAAACAGACTGGTTGATTCGCTCTCCGTTAGCAGCAAGCGACATCGTGGTCAATGCAGTGCTTAGCTACATTCGGAATGCGCAGACACTTATCTTAATAAGAGCCGTTCTTCGAGATCTGGAAGAACGCCCTATCAGCCTTGCGGAAGCAAAGGCAAGGGGCCTACGTGAAGCGAATATCATTTTCTTAGCCAAGAAGGGATTATGCCGATTGATTGATGAGATTGGGGCCAAGACCTGAATCGTATTTTCGGGCATCACGCCGAGATTGTTTCAGAACGCTTTGGTCCACGAGTATAAAAATGGCCCTCAGAGAAAAACGCATGAAGCGCTCCTACCCAGTCAAACGATTCTGAACCGTGTACCGTTATCCGATGACCAGAACAGAAAAGATCCTCTTACAGGCGACAACACCTTGAATTAAAGAATGTGGTGGTTCGTTTTCTGTGCGAAGTCGAGAACGTAGGATCTCCATTATCGCTGTTCAGGGTAATGCTGATGTTTTGGATTACGAGGGATGTCCAAATGCGTCTACTAGAGGTGATGGGTTCCGGCATACCTGTTGTGGCCACGATGATGGAGGGAACCAGGGACCAGAATCTAGATCATCGATGGTGTCACGGGCTATATCCTAATGTCACTTACTTTCGCAACCAAGAGTGGAACAACGGGCTTCTTGAAGCAAATGGAGAGAAATTAGGTTGCCAAACCCTACAGCAGGAACCAAGGCCGGTACCGCTTTCTCAGTGAAAACTAAACTCACATTCATTTCCAGCTCACCCCCTAAGAGTTCCGTAGTGCAATCGGAACGCATTGGAGGCCTCTACTCCTATGGAAACTGAAAAGTAAGTGACATTAGGCTATATCCTCCCAGTATTGAGCTCCAAAGAAGGCAGAGATGAAGCTCCGCTTTCTTTGGAGAACCGTCAAACAGCGATTGACATGGGCAGGCAACATACGAGTACGTCGCGGGAGGTAGGAAAGAAAAGCGTCACGGTATAGCGATTAAATATGGGTTCTCTGAGCAAAGCCCCATTTCCCTTTCTCGAAGGCATTCTCGAACCGGTTGTCCTTGCAGATTAGCAATTCGAATGTCTTACGTACTCCGGGCGTCGTTCTCTCATCTTCAGGAAATGCTTTAGTCGAAGGCTTTAACGATAGCGCTGGCGAGGTAGCCAAGGTCCAATCTAGATCATCCAAAACGACCCAACCACCTGGCCGTAGCAGATGAGCTACAAGAGACAGAGCAAATCCTGTAGTGTCCCAGGTATGCCCGCCATCGATGTAGCAGAAATCAAACTCACCATACATACCGGCCTCAAGGAAGCGCATAAGCCGCCATGTGTAAGATCGGGGCTCAATGAATACGGTTACGAGATCTTGGAGCTGAAGCTCTTTGAGAACCTCATTAATGTTGGGTGAAAGCGTTAGGGCCTGCGGGATATCGATCGTCGTAAGGTGACCAGTATCTATTTCCTGAAGTGCACCAGCGATATATGCAGATGACACCCCATGGTAGAACCCAAGTTCAAGGCAACGTCGTAGGCGGTGTTCCAGGATGAAGTCATGCATCATTCGCCCTTGAGCAAACGTCATGTATGGAAGATCCTTCAATTTGCTACTGATCTGATCAGGAGTCACTTTGCCCTCGATTTCATTTCAGCATTCCAATGACGGTAGAAAGATACACACGATCCACGCGTGAGTCATAGAGGCATTATGACATTGGTCTAGTGTATTCAAATCCTCATATTCTTCGGTACCCCTCATACATGTATCCGTATACATTCAGCATGCAGACACATAAATGCCCCGCATAGACTGCATTCCTGCGGGGCATTTCAAAAGGTGGTGCATGGGGAAATTCTGTGAAGGCGAGTACTAGAGCATTTTTCCTGTTGCTGGGTATCCCGGGTGAGGAAAACGCCCATAGATGCACAAGCCCCGCACTACACCTACAGGAAAAATGCTCTATCGCGACGGCGATAGTGCCACCGCTGCTTCCGTAGTGAGCACGCGGAAGACGAAGGTCTCCTGAAGGTACAGTTTGACTGTGGACTCGGTATGGCTGAGATAGCCGATCGAGACATCCTGTCCGATGGTGAGTTCGAAGTCGCCGCCGCGTGTCGTCATGACGAAAGCCCCTTCGATCGCCGGCGCCCAGATCAGGTTGCCGTCCACAATGCGCTTTACGTGTTCGAGGACGGGATATCCGTGATCGCGGGTCTCAGCCAGCGCGGTGTATTCGTTGGCTCCCAGCAGGACGGAGTAGGGCCCGTTGACACCGACCAGCCGCAACTGGCTCAGCGCGCGAGCCACTGCATCGGGATAGTCCCGGACATCCGCGGGCAGCGTATCAATGGGATTGCTCGTGGCTTCCCGAACGCCCTGGATGCTTGCATCTTGATAGCCGTTGAAGATGGCGCGGTCTTCGGCAAAGGCCAGCTTCTTCGCGGCGTCCTTCGCCGGCTGCCAGTCGGAATCGTTGGAGCCGCGCTCCACGTCGTCGATATCCTGACGCGACAGCTCGAATGGAACCCGCAGCTCGACCAGCGGCTTCACCTCGCGCTGGCTTGCGAGAATACCATCGGCGGGAGCAGAGATCTGCTTCAGGTGTCCGGTCCCTACGCCGGGGAACGCGATTCCTCCGGTGCCAGGAACATCGACAACCCGCCGGCCAGCCAGATAGCGCTTCAGCGTCCTTGTCGTCTCTTCTTCAATCTGGGCCCACGCTGCATCGGAGATGGGTGCAAGTTCGCGGTGAAGGTTATTCATGTCTCTCTCCCTTCAGGGATCCTATCCTGAGTGATGTGTCGGGTACGGCTACTGGAGTGGATGCAGGCGCAGACGAAGACGGTTCTGTATCTGGCGTCGCCGCGTTTTCTATCGCGGCTGGAGCGCCGGTGGTGACATCGTCGAGGAACGACATTGTCGGGACGAAGAACAGACTGCCGGTTGCGGGCTGGCTGAAGTCGAGCAGCCGGTCGTAATTTCCAGGTGGGCGGCCAATGAACATGTTCTCCAGCATCATTTCGGTGATGCGTGGCGTACGGCAGTAGCCGATAAAGTATGTCCCGAATTCGCCGTGCCCCGGACGTCCGAACGGCATGTTGTCTCGCAGAATCTGCAACTGGCGGCCGTTCTCTTCAATATTGGTAAGCGCGTTGTGCGCATAGGCGGGCTTATCAGTGTCGCTCAGCTCGATATCGGAGAGCTTGCGGCGACCGATGATGCGCTCCTGCATTTCGGTTGGAAGAGCATTCCATGCCTTCATGTCGTGAAGGTACTTCTGCACGATGACGTAGCTACCACCTGTAAATGCCGGGTCCTCGCTGCCGATGATGGCTGCTTCGCGCGCGGCATCGCCTCGCGGATTCTCTGTGCCGTCCACAAAGCCCATTACGTCGCGATCGTCGAAGTAGCGGAAGCCGTGTACCTCGTCGGCTACTGAGACCACGTCCCCGATGCTGTCCATGATCTGTGTCGCCAGTTCGAAGCACAGGTCCATGCGCCGGGCACGGATATGGAAGAAAAGGTCGCCCGGTGTGGAGACGGCATGGCGATTGCCCGAGCGGATCTCGCGAAAGGGATGCAGCTCGGCAGGCCGGGGCGTCCCGAAGAGTTTGTCCCAGGCATCGGAACCAAATCCGGCGACGCAGGTAAGACCGGCTTCGACGTCGCGAAACTCCACGGCGCGAACCAGTCCGGAGAGGCCGGCACAGAACTCGCGAAGACGTGTGTAAGCGTCGTCATCCTGGCGGATACACAACACCAGAAAGATCGCCGACCGCGTCAGCGGTCCAACTACATTTTGGGGAAGAACAACCTCATTCAGCTCGCTGGGGGTATTCATTGTCGATCTCGATCTGCTTTTCGAGTATCGCATTTTTGTAGTGAGCGTTCTGTGTGAAACGCCATTGAGCAGGTTCAATAGCGTATCGATGATGGAGCTCGTGCTCTGGGTCCCCATCCATTGCGGTCAGCAATGGGTAGGATATTCGAGCGAAGCTCGAATCGGTGGGAGCCGTGGCCTTCAGGCCACGGTCTTATAGGCTCAACATAGAAATGGGCTTTAGCCTCGGGCCTCTTCCTGTCAGACAAAGAAGGCCCAGGGCTAAAGCCCATTTACTTTAAGCCTTTACCAGCGGGCTGAAGCCCGCTGCTCCCACCCATTTAAGAAGCGCTTGAGTGTGTCAGCCCGATCAACCGATTGTTTTGATAGCGGACTCGAAACACGCCTGAGCGAGACGAGGTCCATCCCGGCCCAGCCTTATCCGTCAAGAAAGCGGTAGGAGCGTTGCTCAAGGTATGATTCCCCTTGTTTCAAGGCGCGCGCCGAGTGTAGCAATGCCTTCGCGGGTTGCATCTACGGCAATCGACCTAAGGAGAACTATCCTGCTTTCCCGACGCCAGTTTCTGAAGTCTGCCTCGCTTGCCTCTCTTGCCGGCAGTGCGATGACGTGGGCCGAACCGCTCACGGCGCGCGCGAGCGCGATGCATCAGCAGATGCTGATCTTCGATGGCCATGTCCACGCGCTCGACCGCGAGTTCTATCACGGCGGCAGTATGGGAGAGCGTTCGAATCAGGGGCAGTGGGATCTTGTCCGCGCCAAAGAAGGGGGAGAGAAGGCCTTCTTCCTCTCCATCTTCGTGCCGGAGGAGTACTATCCCGGCCGCTTCGAGACCAAGCAGACGCTGCGGCGCATCGATCACGCATACCGCCAACTGGCGCTCAATCGAGACAAGGTCGTGCTGGCGCGCAAGGCCTCTGAGGTTCAGGCCGCCGCGGCATCGGGCCGGCTGGCGGCGGTCCTCGATATCGAGGGTAGTTACGATCTCGACGGAGATCTCGGCGTCCTTCGCGAGCTGCATGCCAGGGGGCTGAGCTCGGCTCAGCTCTCCGCGCATAACTGGAACCAGCACTACGCGGATGCGTGCTGTTCTCCGGCAAAGGCGAATGGGCTTACAGAGAACGGACGAAAGCTCATCCGAGAGATGAACCGCCTGGGCATGGTCATCAATGTCTCGCACTCGGCGGACACAACCATGCAGCAGGCCATCGAGGTGAGCGATCATCCGGTGGTCGCGACGCATCACGGACTGCGCAGCGTGAATGACATCCCCAGAAATATCCCGGACAGCCTGCTGCAGAAGCTGGCGGCGAAGGGTGGCGTGCTCGGCATTCAGATCGGCAGTGAGTTCGCCTATCCGAAGGAGTATGCGTGGATCACGGAGCATCGCCGCAAGACCTTCTGGGATACCACGGATATCCCCACGCGCGTGAAGGGTAAGTCGATCTACGAGGTGGATGAACTTGTGGCTCCGGGGTATCCGATGCTGGGCGCTGAAGTCCCAGCTGCAGTGCAGATGGGCGTGGACAACTGGGTCGATGTAGTTGACCGTGTGATCCGGCTGGTGGGAGAAGACCACGTTGCGCTTGGCAGTGATTTCGATGGCGGGCCAACGCTGGCGCGCGGCATGCGCGACGTCCGCGATCTGCCGATGATTACGGAAAGTATGTTGCGGCGAGGCTATTCGGAAGAGCGCATCAGGAAGTTTTGGGGCGGGAATCTGTTGAGGGTCTTCGGTGAGATTGCCGGGGGCTGAGCTTGTGTTGTCATTTCGGAGCGAAGCGGAGAAATCTGCTTTTGACGAGTCGTTCTCGTCGGGGCACCCGGCAGTATTGAGAACGAAGAGCTAGCGCTATAGCGCAGAATCTCAAGCAACATAGAAAGAAATAGCAGATACGCACTAGAGATTCATGCCATCTTCAAAGATAGATTCTTGCCATAGTCGGGGTGATTTTCAGGTTGCTATGATCACCGCACTATGCTCCGTCAGGCGATCCGCAAAATCCCCGGCGTGCCGCAGCTGATCAAACTCAACACTGATTTTGAGGATTGGTGGTTTGACTGGCGCCATGGCACGGATACCTCGGCTGACCGCGCCGATCAGGCCCGCAAGGGTTGGGAAACCGATACCACCAACCACACCTATGTCCCGATCCGTCCCAAGTGCGCGCGGCGTGTGCTGCAGGCTCTACCTGTGACGAATCCGCAGGAGTACACCTTCATCGACGTAGGTTGCGGGAAGGGGCGCATGCTGCTCATGGCTCTGGAGGCGTATTCTTTCCGCACCGCCATCGGGATAGAGCTGCGCAAGGAGTTGAGTGATCTGGCGAAGTTGAATCTCCATAACGACGACCGCGCTCGCCTATGCTCTGCAACATGCATGAACGTGAATGCGATGGACTTCCAGTTTCCCGAGGAGAAGCTGGTGCTGTATCTCTTCAATCCTTTCGGTGAAGAGGTGATGCGCACCTTCCTGGAAAATCTGGACCGCTCGCTGGAGTCATCTTTCCGCGATGTCTGGGTGATTATGGATTTTCCCGTCTATGCGAGCATTGCGGACAGCATGCCGTATCTGTCGTTCGTAACGGAGGGCTACGACTATCGCATCTATCGTTCTAAGGATCCACAGGCTATGGCTGTTGCGGCGTAGTGTTCACTGAAGAGTACGGCAGCTGCGTTGCGGCTGCCGTACCCATAGAAAATAAAGGGCTGAAGGCCCGCTCTATAGGTTTCAGTGAAGGCGAATTTGTTGATACACCGCCTAGGCGGTCCGAATCAGGCCGAGCTGTGTAAGGGCGGTAACGCCATCGTCCAGGCCAATCTCCTCGGCGATCTTTCCATCCTTGATGCGGAGAACGGTGGTCCCGGTGAAGTGCATCTTGCGGCCGCTGTTAGCGGGCAATGACCCGGCGAGGAAATCGCTGAAGGCCGGCCCGGTGTGCGTACCGCCACCTTCCCAGCGTCCGACAACGTAGTCACCTTCTGCGATGAGGTCCGCCGCTCCCCAGAAGTTGAGGTTCGGGAAGGCCTGACGGAATCCCGTCATGAATGCCTTGATATCGTCGTGGCCGCGGCGTGGCTCGTGCAGCGAATACTGCAGCAACATGTCCGGGGCGGCAAGTTCGTTCACGACGTTGAGATTCACGGTCGGTCCCCAGAACTCTGTGAACCAGCGTCCCACGAGAGCTTTGTTCTGTGCTTCCTTTGACATACTTGTGTTCCTTTTGGGTTGAGATAGCAGAGACAGTATCTTGCTCTGCAGGTCAAAACTTAATCGGGGTAAGATGCGGACCACACTCCGGATCTTGCCGCCAAAATTTGAAGGCAAGAATCGGGGTGTTCTGCATCACGCATCTCGATAACGTTGGTGCTGAAAGAGAGGCACACGTATGAAGGCGGACTTCGAAATCGCAGGACTGACTTTGCCGGAGGCCAGTGTGCCACTTCCGGAAGCGGCACGCGCGGTATCGCGCATCACGTCGCTTGACTGGCAGCTCATTGCAGACGAGCTCAACGCCTCAGGCAATGCCTTGCTGAAGAACATCCTCACGGCGGAGGAGTGCGAAGTCCTGGCACGTCAGTACGGGAGCGATGAGTTGTTTCGCAGTCGCGTTGTTATGTCGCGGCATGGTTTCGGGCGTGGCGAGTATAAGTACTTTCGCTATCCGCTGCCTGCGTTGCTGCAGGAGCTACGCACATCGCTCTACGAGAGGCTGGCGCCGGTTGCAAATCGCTGGAACGAACAGATGGGCATCGACATCCGCTATCCGGGCCAACACGCTGCGTTCATCGAGCGCTGTCATCAGGCGGGACAGTTGAGACCTACACCGCTGCTGCTGCAGTATGGCGCTGGAGACTATAACTGCCTGCACCAGGATCTCTATGGCGAGCATGTCTTTCCCATTCAGGTAGCGTTTCTGCTGTCGGAGCCGGGGAGGGATTTTACCGGCGGCGAATTCGTCCTGACCGAGCAGCGCCCAAGGATGCAGAGCCGGGCTGAGGTCGTGCCCCTGCGACAGGGCGATGCGGTTGCTTTCGCTGTTCACCATCGTCCGGTACAGGGTACGCGCGGCAGCTATCGCGTGAATCTCCGGCATGGCGTCAGCCGCCTGCGATCGGGACAACGGTATACCCTCGGCGTTATCTTTCATGATGCCACATAGAGCATTTTCCCTGTTGCTGGGTATCCCGGAAGGGGCGTGCAGCGGCGTTTTCATTGCGGAAAACGCCCATAGATGCGGAAACCCTACACTACACCTACAGGGAAAATGCTCTAGCGTGGTGAGTCTAAACTTCGCGACATAAATCATGAACAGCTTTGCCATCCGAAGCGTTGAAAAGCAGGTCCTTCACTACGTTCAGGATGACAAAATTTACGACAAGAACTTCAGACTCAGGACTCTAGCGGAAACCATGACCCAGCCGCTCTTCCAAACCCAACCTCCGGCGCCGCTACCGAAGAACCTTCTCGGTCCAGGCACGGCAGTGCTTGCCGGCTTTGCGCTTGCTGTAGAGGACGAGTTACTCCCCGCGCTCCAGCGCGTCACCGAACAGTCACCATTTCGCAATATGGTGACGCCGAGCGGATTCCGCATGTCAGTCGCAATGTCGAACTGCGGCG
This genomic window from Terriglobus albidus contains:
- a CDS encoding dipeptidase, with the protein product MPSRVASTAIDLRRTILLSRRQFLKSASLASLAGSAMTWAEPLTARASAMHQQMLIFDGHVHALDREFYHGGSMGERSNQGQWDLVRAKEGGEKAFFLSIFVPEEYYPGRFETKQTLRRIDHAYRQLALNRDKVVLARKASEVQAAAASGRLAAVLDIEGSYDLDGDLGVLRELHARGLSSAQLSAHNWNQHYADACCSPAKANGLTENGRKLIREMNRLGMVINVSHSADTTMQQAIEVSDHPVVATHHGLRSVNDIPRNIPDSLLQKLAAKGGVLGIQIGSEFAYPKEYAWITEHRRKTFWDTTDIPTRVKGKSIYEVDELVAPGYPMLGAEVPAAVQMGVDNWVDVVDRVIRLVGEDHVALGSDFDGGPTLARGMRDVRDLPMITESMLRRGYSEERIRKFWGGNLLRVFGEIAGG
- a CDS encoding family 1 encapsulin nanocompartment shell protein, which produces MNNLHRELAPISDAAWAQIEEETTRTLKRYLAGRRVVDVPGTGGIAFPGVGTGHLKQISAPADGILASQREVKPLVELRVPFELSRQDIDDVERGSNDSDWQPAKDAAKKLAFAEDRAIFNGYQDASIQGVREATSNPIDTLPADVRDYPDAVARALSQLRLVGVNGPYSVLLGANEYTALAETRDHGYPVLEHVKRIVDGNLIWAPAIEGAFVMTTRGGDFELTIGQDVSIGYLSHTESTVKLYLQETFVFRVLTTEAAVALSPSR
- a CDS encoding glycosyltransferase family 4 protein, producing the protein MRSGGPPSRPRLEQIPLGVHVPSANELGRDAARSILEIPNDAFVILYMGRLSEKYKADLEPLLNGVAYLLDRGKKVRLLLAGQASDLEYNAQLERYIHILGISHVTLRFENFAEFLKSVFLSACNVGVFPVDSIQESFGLAILETMAHARPVIASDWSGYRDLILHGATGFLIPSRWSPSIAKSAGIFAGIDSTVTVAHNAAQGLALDVGDLVRYLEWLMENPDAASDMGLAGQQHVAARYSWKVVAAQFRMLWEEQLGIASAQNFPPQNQLAGLDLIFNSYPSSLLSETDWLIRSPLAASDIVVNAVLSYIRNAQTLILIRAVLRDLEERPISLAEAKARGLREANIIFLAKKGLCRLIDEIGAKT
- a CDS encoding ester cyclase: MSKEAQNKALVGRWFTEFWGPTVNLNVVNELAAPDMLLQYSLHEPRRGHDDIKAFMTGFRQAFPNLNFWGAADLIAEGDYVVGRWEGGGTHTGPAFSDFLAGSLPANSGRKMHFTGTTVLRIKDGKIAEEIGLDDGVTALTQLGLIRTA
- a CDS encoding 2OG-Fe(II) oxygenase, giving the protein MKADFEIAGLTLPEASVPLPEAARAVSRITSLDWQLIADELNASGNALLKNILTAEECEVLARQYGSDELFRSRVVMSRHGFGRGEYKYFRYPLPALLQELRTSLYERLAPVANRWNEQMGIDIRYPGQHAAFIERCHQAGQLRPTPLLLQYGAGDYNCLHQDLYGEHVFPIQVAFLLSEPGRDFTGGEFVLTEQRPRMQSRAEVVPLRQGDAVAFAVHHRPVQGTRGSYRVNLRHGVSRLRSGQRYTLGVIFHDAT
- a CDS encoding class I SAM-dependent methyltransferase — encoded protein: MTFAQGRMMHDFILEHRLRRCLELGFYHGVSSAYIAGALQEIDTGHLTTIDIPQALTLSPNINEVLKELQLQDLVTVFIEPRSYTWRLMRFLEAGMYGEFDFCYIDGGHTWDTTGFALSLVAHLLRPGGWVVLDDLDWTLATSPALSLKPSTKAFPEDERTTPGVRKTFELLICKDNRFENAFEKGKWGFAQRTHI
- a CDS encoding Dyp-type peroxidase; translated protein: MNTPSELNEVVLPQNVVGPLTRSAIFLVLCIRQDDDAYTRLREFCAGLSGLVRAVEFRDVEAGLTCVAGFGSDAWDKLFGTPRPAELHPFREIRSGNRHAVSTPGDLFFHIRARRMDLCFELATQIMDSIGDVVSVADEVHGFRYFDDRDVMGFVDGTENPRGDAAREAAIIGSEDPAFTGGSYVIVQKYLHDMKAWNALPTEMQERIIGRRKLSDIELSDTDKPAYAHNALTNIEENGRQLQILRDNMPFGRPGHGEFGTYFIGYCRTPRITEMMLENMFIGRPPGNYDRLLDFSQPATGSLFFVPTMSFLDDVTTGAPAAIENAATPDTEPSSSAPASTPVAVPDTSLRIGSLKGERHE
- a CDS encoding class I SAM-dependent methyltransferase, which produces MLRQAIRKIPGVPQLIKLNTDFEDWWFDWRHGTDTSADRADQARKGWETDTTNHTYVPIRPKCARRVLQALPVTNPQEYTFIDVGCGKGRMLLMALEAYSFRTAIGIELRKELSDLAKLNLHNDDRARLCSATCMNVNAMDFQFPEEKLVLYLFNPFGEEVMRTFLENLDRSLESSFRDVWVIMDFPVYASIADSMPYLSFVTEGYDYRIYRSKDPQAMAVAA